Below is a genomic region from Cyanobacterium sp. T60_A2020_053.
TCTTTGGTTTGCCAAAGGGGAATATAAGGCACATTTTCCACCAAAATTGCTTGAATTTGGGCAAAAATTTCCTTCAGTTGCTGACTGTCATTAGTTTTTCGGGCTTGATTGATCAAATCATTTAAGGATTGACTGTAAAAGAAAGAGCCTTGATTTTGAGCGCCCCCCGCCGTGCATCCAGTGCTATCATTACCTTCACTACAACTGAGAAAAGGATGAATATAATTATCAGCATCCAGAAAATCAGGATACCAGTCACCTAAAAAGCCTTGATAAGCGCCCTTCCCCAAATTACTAAAAGCCGTGGCACTTTCCACCCCTTGAGGCTCAATTTTAATCATACCATCTAACTCCTGTTCCCCCAGCGCCCGTAAAGTATTAGCAATACCGGCACGAGGGCGCGATGTGGAAGGATACCACAATTCAATCACTGCCGGATTTTCTGCAGAATAACCAGCTTCCGTTAATAATTGTTTGGCTAGTTCATAATTACTATCAGGATAAGATTGAGCAAAGACGGGCGCTGACACTTCAAACGCAGAGGGAATCATACTATGTAAAGGCTCCGATAAACCTTGTGCTACCCTTTCTACTAATAAATCTCGACTTACCATGGAAGCGATAGCCTGTCTCACTGGTAAAGCGGTGAGGGGCGCTTGATTGAGATTCATAGATAAATAAGTAATTACCGTGCCTTGCCCCTCGATGGCTTGAAATGCCCCGTCATTCTGGGCTTTAGCCAATAAATCCAAAGTTTGTTCGGGTGCGAAAGACTGATAAGCTACATCCACAGCGCCCGTCAAAAAGCCATTATAGAGATTGGCGGGGTTATCACCATAAATTTGTAAATCTACCCCTTCATTAAGAGGTTTTTCCCCCCAATAATCGCTAAACACATCCAACTTAACCCCATCACTATCAAAACTACTTAAACGATAAGCACCCGTCGCCACCAACTCATTAGGTTTAAATGCGCCCTCACCGATGGTATAACTGGCTGGGGAAATGGCACAAGCGCCCGGGAAAGCCAACAAAGCAGGAAAAGCAGAAAAAGGTTGTTGGAGGGTAATTTGTAACTCATAATCCCCCGTTACTGCTACCTCTGAAACAATATCCCCTAATAAAAAAGAGGGCTTCCCACCATTAGTAATAAATCTATCGAGGGAAAACTTCATGGCTTCAGCATTAAATACCTCTCCATCATGAAACTTCACCCCTTCACGCAAAGGAATGGTATAAACTAAACCATCATCACTGATAGTAGGTAAATCCGTAGCTAGGAGAGGAGTTAAATTAGTTGAGCCTAACTCATAAGTGTAGAGACTTTCCCCCACATTATAAATTATATTCATTCCAGCCAGATCATAACTATCTGCAGGGTCTAAAGTGCGCGGTTTTAAAGTAGTGCCAAAACTAATACGCCCGTTTTCCTTTACCGTCTCCCATGGGTTGAGATTAGTATTATTGCTGGTGTTACAAGCGACAATTAGCCCAGCGCACATCACCGCAACCAACAAATATTTAAGTTTTTTAAAAGTTTTTTTCATTAATAATTAATATAGCAATCCTAAATCAGTTGTGAGAATTATCTTATTGTAAAAGGGAAGAGGGAAGAGGGAAAATAATTGAGTAATCTCAACATCTTAGTTCAATTTATTGAACGTAAACCTGTTGGTTCCGTGTAATTCATTACACGGTGGGGTGTAGGAGGAAGACAAAATACTATTTCTATGGTTTCTGTGTAACAGTTGACAAGGTGAATAACGAGAAAAGATATACAATTTATTGGATACTAACATC
It encodes:
- a CDS encoding peptide ABC transporter substrate-binding protein; the encoded protein is MKKTFKKLKYLLVAVMCAGLIVACNTSNNTNLNPWETVKENGRISFGTTLKPRTLDPADSYDLAGMNIIYNVGESLYTYELGSTNLTPLLATDLPTISDDGLVYTIPLREGVKFHDGEVFNAEAMKFSLDRFITNGGKPSFLLGDIVSEVAVTGDYELQITLQQPFSAFPALLAFPGACAISPASYTIGEGAFKPNELVATGAYRLSSFDSDGVKLDVFSDYWGEKPLNEGVDLQIYGDNPANLYNGFLTGAVDVAYQSFAPEQTLDLLAKAQNDGAFQAIEGQGTVITYLSMNLNQAPLTALPVRQAIASMVSRDLLVERVAQGLSEPLHSMIPSAFEVSAPVFAQSYPDSNYELAKQLLTEAGYSAENPAVIELWYPSTSRPRAGIANTLRALGEQELDGMIKIEPQGVESATAFSNLGKGAYQGFLGDWYPDFLDADNYIHPFLSCSEGNDSTGCTAGGAQNQGSFFYSQSLNDLINQARKTNDSQQLKEIFAQIQAILVENVPYIPLWQTKEYAFAQKNLSGVVINPSQTFPLKNITRVE